A stretch of the Aegilops tauschii subsp. strangulata cultivar AL8/78 chromosome 4, Aet v6.0, whole genome shotgun sequence genome encodes the following:
- the LOC109762783 gene encoding VQ motif-containing protein 31-like gives MERNPRTPAPRVYTEVPPATIFVRATTSTFKEVVQRLTGQPAAGNTVARRYGATVQQPPPPPVPRAAGIVSPYTHPLPLLSDMPGLCISNKAVKVNTLFPMTSASMLAEDVEVETVDAEEEKAIKEGRFYLLPSGMCRCCHGEPKLLPLFPGAE, from the coding sequence ATGGAGCGCAACCCCAGGACACCGGCTCCCCGGGTGTACACGGAGGTCCCGCCGGCTACAATATTCGTGCGTGCCACCACGTCGACGTTCAAGGAGGTGGTGCAGCGTCTCACCGGCCAGCCGGCGGCCGGAAATACCGTGGCCCGTCGCTATGGTGCCACCGTGCAGCAGCCACCGCCGCCACCGGTGCCACGCGCGGCCGGCATCGTGTCGCCATATACGCACCCGCTACCACTGTTGTCGGACATGCCGGGCCTGTGCATCTCCAACAAGGCGGTGAAGGTGAACACACTGTTCCCGATGACATCGGCGTCAATGCTCGCTGAAGACGTGGAGGTGGAGACGGTGGACGCTGAAGAGGAGAAGGCCATCAAGGAGGGGAGGTTCTACCTGCTTCCGTCGGGAATGTGCCGCTGCTGCCACGGCGAGCCGAAACTGCTTCCATTGTTTCCAGGAGCGGAGTAG